A DNA window from Equus quagga isolate Etosha38 chromosome 21, UCLA_HA_Equagga_1.0, whole genome shotgun sequence contains the following coding sequences:
- the LOC124231342 gene encoding keratin-associated protein 24-1-like, whose product MHSGSMSLLGYPGDCSGTSYRTHCYVPVTSSVALCSSDVSPTFGICLPSSYQGNLWLLDNCQETYGEAPSCDSPSCEPKICTTSCDPSNSCVPCNSPTVGKVCNVCETTNIGPSPSCSPCTQTKGYVSNCYTSSQCTSKACQTISNGFKCCGQLNCLSKNFRPLNHCRLGSLGYRSYQNLGFIPSGFSPSCHITSRCQSQNYLTRNCQYPCYGPISCQPLSYFSRNFRSLSCIPSTFPPLRYLCSGCRSLNYY is encoded by the coding sequence ATGCACTCAGGTTCCATGTCTCTTCTGGGCTATCCTGGGGATTGCAGTGGCACATCCTACAGAACTCACTGTTACGTCCCTGTGACTTCCTCTGTTGCTCTTTGCTCCAGTGATGTAAGCCCTACCTTCGGGATCTGCTTACCCAGTAGCTACCAAGGAAATCTCTGGCTTCTGGACAACTGCCAAGAAACCTATGGTGAAGCACCAAGCTGCGACTCTCCCAGCTGTGAGCCCAAGATCTGCACCACAAGTTGTGACCCATCCAACTCCTGTGTGCCCTGCAACTCTCCAACGGTGGGAAAAGTATGCAATGTCTGTGAAACTACCAACATTGGACCCAGCCCCAGCTGTAGCCCATGCACTCAGACCAAGGGGTATGTATCAAATTGCTACACATCCAGCCAATGTACATCTAAAGCTTGCCAGACCATCAGCAATGGCTTCAAATGCTGTGGACAACTTAACTGCTTATCCAAGAATTTCCGACCCCTAAACCACTGCAGATTGGGTAGTTTGGGGTATAGAAGCTACCAAAATCTTGGCTTCATACCCAGTGGCTTCTCACCATCATGTCATATCACCAGCAGATGCCAATCCCAAAATTATTTAACAAGAAATTGCCAATACCCATGTTATGGGCCCATAAGCTGCCAACCGCTGAgctatttttctagaaatttccgGTCTCTGAGCTGTATACCAAGTACCTTCCCTCCTCTGAGGTATTTATGCAGTGGCTGCAGATCTCTGAATTACTATTGA